In Populus nigra chromosome 10, ddPopNigr1.1, whole genome shotgun sequence, the following proteins share a genomic window:
- the LOC133704328 gene encoding probable methyltransferase PMT2 gives MALKSSSADGRTRSSIQIFIVVGLCCFFYILGAWQRSGFGKADNLAMEITKSTGDCNIIPNLNFETHHGGDAGSSDDSDSKPKTFQPCHSRFTDYTPCQDQKRAMTFPRENMIYRERHCPPQEEKLHCLIPAPQGYVTPFPWPKSRDYVPFANAPYKSLTVEKAIQNWVQYEGNVFRFPGGGTQFPQGADKYIDQLASVLPFTNGTVRTALDTGCGVASLGAYLWSRNVITMSFAPRDSHEAQVQFALERGVPAVIGVFGSVKLPYPSKAFDMAHCSRCLIPWGANDGMYLMEVDRVLRPGGYWVLSGPPINWKNNYKSWQRPKEELQEEQRKIEETAKLLCWDKKYEKGEMAIWQKRVNADSCRARQDDSRATFCKSADVDDVWYKKMEACITPYSDSGSSDEVAGGALKVFPERLYAIPPRVASGSIPGVSVETYQDYNNEWKKHVNAYKKINKLIDSGRYRNIMDMNAGLGGFAAALESPKLWVMNVVPTIAEKSTLGVIYERGLIGIYHDWCEAFSTYPRTYDLIHASGVFSLYRDKCDMEDILLEMDRILRPEGAVIFRDEVDVLVKVRKMVGGMKWDTKMVDHEDGPLVPEKILVAVKQYWVGNSTSAQ, from the exons ATGGCATTGAAAAGCAGTTCAGCTGATGGCAGAACCAGGAGTTCTATACAGATATTTATCGTTGTTGGGTTatgctgttttttttacatcttgGGTGCTTGGCAAAGAAGTGGCTTTGGCAAGGCTGACAATCTTGCCATGGAGATTACTAAGAGTACAGGAGATTGTAATATAATCCCGAATCTTAATTTTGAGACCCATCACGGTGGTGATGCTGGGTCCAGTGATGATTCCGATTCAAAACCCAAAACTTTTCAGCCTTGCCATTCTCGTTTTACTGATTACACTCCTTGTCAAGATCAGAAGCGTGCTATGACTTTTCCTAGGGAAAACATGATTTATCGAGAGAGACACTGCCCTCCTCAGGAGGAGAAGCTTCACTGCTTGATACCAGCACCTCAAGGTTACGTCACCCCATTTCCTTGGCCTAAGAGTCGTGACTATGTGCCCTTTGCTAATGCACCCTATAAGAGTTTGACTGTCGAGAAGGCTATTCAGAATTGGGTCCAATACGAGGGCAATGTATTTAGGTTTCCTGGTGGAGGCACACAGTTTCCACAAGGAGCAGATAAGTATATCGATCAGCTAGCTTCGGTGTTGCCATTTACCAATGGGACAGTCAGAACTGCATTGGACACTGGTTGTGGG GTTGCCAGTTTGGGTGCGTACCTCTGGAGCAGGAATGTCATTACCATGTCATTTGCTCCAAGAGATTCACATGAAGCGCAGGTTCAATTTGCCCTTGAAAGAGGTGTACCTGCTGTTATTGGTGTTTTTGGTTCTGTAAAGCTTCCATATCCATCCAAAGCCTTTGACATGGCTCACTGCTCTCGTTGCTTGATTCCATGGGGAGCTAATG ATGGGATGTACTTGATGGAAGTCGACCGAGTTCTCAGACCTGGTGGTTACTGGGTGCTTTCTGGACCTCCCATCAATTGGAAGAATAATTACAAATCATGGCAGCGTCCCAAGGAGGAACTTCAGGAGGAACAGAGAAAGATCGAAGAGACTGCCAAACTTCTTTGCTGGGATAAGAAGTATGAAAAGGGTGAAATGGCCATTTGGCAAAAGAGAGTAAATGCTGATTCCTGTCGTGCTAGACAAGACGATTCCAGAGCTACCTTTTGCAAATCTGCAGACGTAGATGATGTGTG GTACAAGAAAATGGAGGCATGCATCACTCCATATTCTGATAGTGGTAGCTCAGATGAAGTGGCTGGTGGGGCATTGAAGGTGTTTCCAGAGAGGCTCTATGCTATCCCTCCTAGAGTTGCTAGTGGTTCCATTCCTGGAGTTTCTGTTGAAACATACCAGGATTACAATAATGAATGGAAAAAGCATGTAAATGcttacaagaaaataaataagcttATTGACTCTGGACGATATCGCAACATTATGGATATGAATGCGGGGTTGGGAGGATTTGCTGCTGCTCTTGAGTCTCCGAAATTGTGGGTTATGAATGTGGTGCCAACCATAGCTGAGAAAAGTACTCTGGGTGTGATATATGAGAGAGGATTGATTGGAATCTATCATGACTG GTGTGAAGCTTTCTCCACATACCCAAGGACTTATGACCTTATCCATGCCAGTGGAGTTTTCAGTTTGTACAGGGACAA GTGTGACATGGAGGACATTCTTCTGGAGATGGATCGGATTTTGCGACCAGAAGGTGCAGTTATATTCCGTGATGAAGTTGATGTTCTTGTTAAGGTGAGGAAGATGGTAGGAGGAATGAAATGGGATACTAAAATGGTGGACCATGAAGATGGTCCCCTAGTTCCTGAGAAGATATTGGTTGCTGTCAAGCAGTATTGGGTTGGAAACTCAACGTCCGCGCAGTGA